In Marinobacter salinisoli, the DNA window CGGTCCAGAGGCTGACGATCAGAAGCCCCAGAAATGCCGCGTAGAACAGTTGCTGGATACGGGGCCAGGGTGAATCCTGACGGTTCAGGTGGAAGGTTCTGGCACAGATGACAATCCCGGCTGCGGCGGCGGCAGCGGCGGCGGTCATGGGGTTTCCTGAAAACACACCCAATGCAGCGATGGCAATCAGAGCCGCAAAACCGGCGCGGGACAATCTGCTCAACAGGAATTTCTCGGCCAGTTGGGCCATGGCGTCCTTCCTCTCTGCTCCCTGGCGTGATGGCGGTGTTGCGACGCTATCATATCCGTTTGGGGTGCGTACTTGAAACGGGCAAGGTAAAGTTAGCTCTTATTTGTGAATTTTGCTCGAAAACACGAAGGTAATCGGATGGATATAGCAGCTTACATGGCTGACATCGGGCAGCAGGCCCGGGCGGCCGCAACCCTCGTGGCGCGTTCTACCACGGCGGTGCGAAATCAGGCTTTGCTGGCGACGGCGAACGCGCTGGATGCGGCTCGGGCTGAGCTTGCCACGGCGAATGCAAAGGATCTGGAAGATGGCCAGGCGCGAGGGCTGGACCGGGCCATGCTGGATCGTCTGGAGCTGACGCCGGAGCGCATCGATACCATGATTGAAGGGCTGCGGCAGGTGGCGACCTTGCCGGATCCGGTGGGCGAGATTACCGACATGACTTATCGCCCCTCCGGAATTCAGGTGGGCAAAATGCGTGTGCCACTGGGGGTGATTGGCATCATTTACGAATCGCGCCCCAACGTCACGGTCGAAGCTGCCAGCCTGTGCCTGAAGTCGGGCAATGCGGCGATCCTGCGCGGGGGGTCTGAATCCATTTGTTCCAATCAGGCCATTGCCCGGTGTCTGGCGCAGGGGCTGGCTGAGGCCGGGTTGCCGGAAACCGCGGTGCAGGTCATCAAGACCACCGATCGGGCCGCTGTGGGTGAGCTGATTACCATGCCTGCCTATGTGGACGTGATTGTGCCTCGTGGTGGCAAGGGGCTGATTGAGCGCATCAGTCGCGATGCCAAAGTGCCGGTGATCAAGCATCTCGACGGCATCTGCCATGTCTACATCGACAGTCATGCAGACCCGGAAAAGGCCATCAATGTGGCGGTTAACGCCAAGACCCAGCGGTACGGCACCTGCAATACCATGGAAACCCTTCTGGTTGATGCGGAGATTGCCGGGGATATGCTGCCCTTGCTGGCGACCGAGTTCCTTGCCAAGGGGGTCGAACTGCGCGGTTGCGAGCGGACGCGGGAAGTGATTGAAGCCGTGGCCGCAGAGGAAAGTGACTGGGAGGCCGAGTACCTGGCACCGATCCTGGCGGTGCGGGTGGTGGATGGTCTGGACGGAGCCATCGAGCACATCAACCGCTACAGCTCGCAGCACACTGACAGTATTGTGACCGAAAACTACACCCGGGCCCGTCGCTTCCTGACCGAAGTGGATTCGGCCTCGGTCATGGTCAATGCCTCCACCCGGTTTGCGGACGGCTTCGAGTATGGCCTAGGGGCGGAAATCGGCATCTCGACGGACAAGATCCACGCCCGCGGACCGGTGGGGCTTGAGGGCCTGACGTCCCAGAAATACGTGGTGTTCGGGGACGGTCATATCCGCAACTGATGGCCATGCACATCGTCTACGGCGGCACGTTTGATCCGGTCCACAACGGTCACCTGCGCATGGCGCTGGAGGTCAGCGACCGCCTGGGTGTGGAGCGGGTCAGCCTGATGCCGTGTCATATTCCGCCCCATCGTGACGGCACAGGGGCGACGTCCGAACAGCGTCTGCGAATGCTGGAGCTGGCGGTGGATGGCGAAGCGCAACTGCGTGTGGATGCCCGGGAATTGCGGCGCGGTGGGGCGTCCTACACCGCCGACACCCTGCGTCAACTGCGCGACGAGCTGGGCGCTGATACGCCGCTGGCTATGGTGGTTGGAACGGATGCGTTTGCTGGCTTTGACCGTTGGCGCGAGTGGCAGGTCATTCCGGAACTGGCCCATATCGTCGTGGTCCGGCGTTCCGGTCATCGGGTGGACCCAGACGGCCAACCGGGCCGGTTGCTGTCGGAGCGTGGCGCCCGCGAGCCAAGAGAGCTGTTTGAGCGCCCGTGCGGCGCGGTGCTGGAGCTGGATCTTCCGCTGCTGGATATTTCTGCCACGGCAATTCGGGCCCGCATCGCAGAAGGCCGATCGCCCCGATATCTGCTTCCCGATGCGGTCTGGCGAGAAATTCGTCAACAGCGGCTCTATGGCGCCTGCCCTGACCGGAACTTTTAGTGCTACAATCGCGTCTGAATAGGGCTTTTGGGGCTGTCATTCTGGCAGGCCCCGTCTAACAGGGTGATTATGCAGGCAGAACAACTGAAAGATCTCGTCGTTAATGCACTTGAAGAGGTGAAAGCACAGGACATCAGTGTCATTGATGTCCGTGACCGAACCAGCGTTACCGACTTCATGGTTCTGGCATCCGGAACGTCCAACCGTCATGTAAAATCTCTGGCCGACTCAGTGGTGTCGGACGCCAAGGAAGAAGGCGTGCGAGCCAGTAATGTCGAAGGCGGCGCCACCAGCGACTGGATTCTGGTCGATCTTGGTGACGTTGTTGTTCATGTCATGATGCCCGCAACGCGGGAGTTTTATGATCTG includes these proteins:
- a CDS encoding glutamate-5-semialdehyde dehydrogenase; this translates as MDIAAYMADIGQQARAAATLVARSTTAVRNQALLATANALDAARAELATANAKDLEDGQARGLDRAMLDRLELTPERIDTMIEGLRQVATLPDPVGEITDMTYRPSGIQVGKMRVPLGVIGIIYESRPNVTVEAASLCLKSGNAAILRGGSESICSNQAIARCLAQGLAEAGLPETAVQVIKTTDRAAVGELITMPAYVDVIVPRGGKGLIERISRDAKVPVIKHLDGICHVYIDSHADPEKAINVAVNAKTQRYGTCNTMETLLVDAEIAGDMLPLLATEFLAKGVELRGCERTREVIEAVAAEESDWEAEYLAPILAVRVVDGLDGAIEHINRYSSQHTDSIVTENYTRARRFLTEVDSASVMVNASTRFADGFEYGLGAEIGISTDKIHARGPVGLEGLTSQKYVVFGDGHIRN
- the nadD gene encoding nicotinate-nucleotide adenylyltransferase, which gives rise to MHIVYGGTFDPVHNGHLRMALEVSDRLGVERVSLMPCHIPPHRDGTGATSEQRLRMLELAVDGEAQLRVDARELRRGGASYTADTLRQLRDELGADTPLAMVVGTDAFAGFDRWREWQVIPELAHIVVVRRSGHRVDPDGQPGRLLSERGAREPRELFERPCGAVLELDLPLLDISATAIRARIAEGRSPRYLLPDAVWREIRQQRLYGACPDRNF
- the rsfS gene encoding ribosome silencing factor codes for the protein MQAEQLKDLVVNALEEVKAQDISVIDVRDRTSVTDFMVLASGTSNRHVKSLADSVVSDAKEEGVRASNVEGGATSDWILVDLGDVVVHVMMPATREFYDLERFWRDAPDLGAAGSE